The window AACCTTTGTGTACTTTCTTGTCTTTGTAAATTTGATAATTCCATCCTTAAGAGCAAAAAGCGTATAGTCAGAACCAACACCGACATTCTTGCCAGGCTTAATCTTCTCGCCTCTCTGTCTTACAATGATATTACCTGCCTTTGCAAATTGCCCGTCAAATAATTTAACTCCAAGATATTTTGGATTGGAGTCTC of the Caldisericum sp. genome contains:
- the rpmA gene encoding 50S ribosomal protein L27, whose product is MGKKRSKVNGRDSNPKYLGVKLFDGQFAKAGNIIVRQRGEKIKPGKNVGVGSDYTLFALKDGIIKFTKTRKYTKVDVLESETA